A genomic window from Spiroplasma helicoides includes:
- the uvrB gene encoding excinuclease ABC subunit UvrB: protein MKKERRNFELVTEYKPSGDQPQAISQLLEGLAKNKKHQVLMGATGTGKTFTMANIIKNVNRQTLVLAHNKTLAMQLYIELKELFPNNRVEYYVSNFDFYQPEAYLPARDLYIDKDAKRNNELEMMRLSAKNALITRTDVIVVASVAAIYASQNPVEYGEVFFELKVGQSISKRDLLSFLVKTGYTRNDNNLSMGEFSAKGDIIQISPSWTDSFYLRISMFGDEIEALDIMDVLNNTVKEKYRMFTIFPAADYVTQWDKLNHAIENINKELEERVQWFLDNGKLLEADRLAKRTKYDMETLAEFGMCSGIENYSAHLDFRPKGATPFTILDYFEKDFLTIIDESHMMIPQTRGMYNTDRSRKETLVEYGFRLPSALDNRPLNFEEFTSKLNDVIYTSATPGDYELQLTNNEYVEQIIRPTGLIDPTITILPTTNQMEVIIENIHKVVEKKQKVFITALTIKQSEDITTFLQGRNIKVAYLHSELKTLERNEILVDLRKGVYDVIVGVNLLREGLDIPEVSLVCILEADKQGFLRNTRSLIQTVGRAARNAEGRVIFFANSISQAMKEAMEETDRRRTKQIEYNKINNIIPKTIIKKISDFGITDSKIRSAIDQINKSKKDKQKQKENLIEKIRKEMLEAAKEQNYEKAAELRDLILEIQAE from the coding sequence ATGAAGAAAGAAAGAAGAAATTTTGAATTAGTTACAGAATACAAACCGAGTGGTGATCAACCACAAGCAATATCACAATTGCTAGAAGGTTTGGCTAAAAATAAAAAGCATCAAGTTCTAATGGGGGCAACTGGTACAGGTAAAACTTTTACAATGGCCAACATTATAAAAAACGTCAATAGACAAACTCTTGTTTTGGCTCACAATAAAACTTTGGCAATGCAATTGTATATAGAATTAAAAGAACTATTTCCTAATAATAGAGTTGAGTATTATGTTTCTAACTTTGACTTTTATCAACCAGAAGCATATTTACCAGCAAGAGATTTGTACATTGATAAAGATGCGAAAAGAAACAATGAATTAGAAATGATGAGACTTAGTGCTAAAAATGCATTAATCACAAGAACAGATGTTATTGTAGTAGCTTCCGTAGCTGCAATTTATGCAAGCCAAAACCCAGTGGAGTACGGTGAAGTTTTTTTTGAATTGAAAGTTGGACAATCCATTTCTAAGAGAGACTTATTATCATTTTTGGTAAAAACAGGATACACAAGAAATGACAATAATCTTAGCATGGGAGAATTTAGCGCAAAGGGAGATATTATACAAATATCACCAAGTTGAACAGACTCATTTTATTTAAGAATATCAATGTTTGGAGATGAAATAGAAGCTTTGGACATAATGGATGTTTTAAACAACACAGTTAAAGAAAAGTACAGAATGTTCACAATATTTCCTGCAGCAGATTATGTAACTCAATGAGATAAATTAAATCATGCTATAGAAAATATAAATAAGGAATTAGAAGAAAGAGTGCAATGATTTTTAGATAACGGAAAATTATTAGAGGCTGATCGTTTAGCTAAAAGAACTAAATACGATATGGAAACATTGGCTGAGTTTGGAATGTGTAGTGGAATTGAAAACTATTCAGCACACTTGGACTTCAGACCTAAAGGTGCAACGCCATTTACTATTTTAGATTATTTCGAAAAAGATTTTTTAACTATAATCGATGAGTCTCATATGATGATTCCCCAAACTAGAGGAATGTACAATACAGATAGAAGTAGAAAAGAAACATTAGTTGAGTATGGATTTAGATTGCCTAGTGCTTTAGATAATAGACCTCTTAACTTTGAAGAATTCACATCTAAATTAAATGATGTTATTTATACATCTGCAACACCAGGCGATTATGAATTACAATTAACAAACAATGAGTATGTTGAACAAATAATTAGACCTACAGGACTAATTGATCCAACAATTACAATTCTTCCAACAACAAATCAAATGGAAGTTATAATTGAAAACATTCATAAAGTTGTCGAAAAAAAACAAAAAGTTTTTATAACAGCACTTACCATTAAACAATCTGAAGATATAACAACATTTTTACAGGGAAGAAATATCAAAGTTGCTTATCTTCATTCAGAATTGAAAACTCTAGAACGTAATGAAATTTTGGTTGATCTTCGTAAAGGAGTTTATGATGTAATTGTTGGTGTTAACTTGTTGCGTGAGGGATTGGACATACCTGAAGTAAGTTTGGTGTGTATACTCGAAGCAGACAAACAAGGATTTTTGAGAAATACAAGAAGTTTAATTCAAACGGTTGGTAGAGCAGCGAGAAATGCTGAAGGTAGAGTAATATTTTTTGCAAACTCTATTTCACAAGCGATGAAAGAAGCTATGGAAGAAACAGATAGAAGAAGAACAAAGCAAATTGAATATAATAAAATAAATAATATTATTCCAAAAACAATTATCAAAAAAATTAGTGACTTTGGTATTACAGATTCAAAAATAAGAAGTGCCATAGATCAAATAAATAAATCTAAAAAAGATAAGCAAAAACAAAAAGAGAACTTGATTGAAAAAATTAGAAAAGAAATGTTGGAAGCTGCAAAAGAACAAAACTATGAGAAAGCTGCAGAGCTTAGAGATTTAATTTTGGAAATTCAAGCAGAATAG
- the uvrA gene encoding excinuclease ABC subunit UvrA, giving the protein MSLDKIIVKGAREHNLKNIDIEVPKNKLIVFTGLSGSGKSSLAFNTIYAEGERRYVESLSSFSRQFLKSTEKPDVDDIEGLSPAISIDQKTTSHNPRSTVGTTTEIHDHLRLLYANVGTPYCINGHGKIESQSLKEIVKSMQSKTTNGEQVYVLSPVVRDKKGTHKDLFSRLQREGFIRVLVNGEVRNLDEEIELEGNKRHDIDIVVDRLVYNLEDEDMQSRLYSAIEVGLTYSNGLIKINYPKKDNLTTLYSTKYSCRECGFMIPNLEPNLFSFNKKNGACETCSGLGVNLEADLGLIAPDTNLSIRQGAIIYFKNIVDTQNLEWQDFKFLCDYYLVDIDTPLNQLRENQLQAIFYGSDEPIERSISSSSGNVLNRFNYVEGVATLIERKYLSTKSEENRKFYGKFMSSKVCKTCDGKRLNEIALSVKLNGLSIADFVDMTIEDELNFLLHLELTEHQQKIASLVLNQLLSRISFLNEVGLNYLTLSRSATTLSGGESQRIRLAKQLGSKLSGVLYVLDEPSIGLHQRDNDKLITTLKKLRDLGNTLIVVEHDEDTMKESDWIVDIGPGAGVNGGEVVAEGTYDDICNNENSLTGKYLSKKLSIPVPKNRRGGNGKKLEILGASENNLKNIDVTIPLGKFVTITGVSGSGKSTLLEEVIYKGLKKEIAKEFIRPGKYKKIKGAENIDKIIYISQDPIGKTPRSNPATYTSVFDDIRDLFAATPEAKMRGYKKGRFSFNVPGGRCDACWGDGVVRVDMQFLGFVEVMCEVCEGKRYNDETLQVKFKSKNIWDVLNMTVQEAADFFENIPKIKDKLDTILAVGLGYIKLGQNATTLSGGEAQRVKLSTFLLKKSTGKTLFLLDEPTTGLHIDDVKRLIQVLNILVDQGNTILTIEHNLDFIKVSDYVIDLGPEGGSGGGRILATGTPEQVATSKESYTAKYLREYLND; this is encoded by the coding sequence ATGAGTCTAGACAAAATAATTGTTAAAGGTGCAAGAGAGCACAACTTAAAAAATATTGATATTGAAGTACCAAAAAATAAATTAATTGTTTTCACTGGATTATCTGGAAGTGGAAAATCATCTTTAGCTTTCAACACAATTTATGCTGAAGGGGAAAGAAGATATGTAGAATCACTTTCATCTTTTTCTAGACAATTTTTAAAGTCAACTGAAAAACCTGATGTAGATGATATTGAAGGACTTAGTCCAGCTATATCAATCGATCAAAAAACAACAAGTCATAATCCAAGATCAACGGTTGGAACAACAACTGAAATTCATGATCATCTAAGATTACTTTATGCAAACGTTGGAACACCTTATTGTATAAATGGGCACGGTAAAATTGAAAGTCAATCATTAAAAGAAATTGTCAAATCAATGCAAAGTAAAACAACAAATGGTGAACAAGTTTATGTTTTATCTCCTGTGGTTAGGGATAAAAAAGGAACTCACAAAGATTTATTCTCAAGATTACAAAGAGAAGGTTTCATTAGAGTTTTAGTAAATGGTGAAGTAAGAAACTTGGATGAAGAAATTGAGTTAGAAGGAAATAAAAGACACGACATTGATATTGTAGTTGATAGATTAGTTTACAATTTAGAAGATGAAGATATGCAATCAAGACTTTATTCTGCAATTGAAGTTGGACTAACTTATTCAAATGGATTAATAAAAATAAATTATCCTAAAAAAGATAATTTAACAACTTTATACTCAACAAAATATTCTTGTAGAGAATGTGGTTTTATGATACCCAATTTAGAACCAAATTTATTTTCTTTTAACAAAAAAAATGGAGCATGTGAAACTTGTTCAGGATTAGGAGTTAATTTAGAAGCTGATTTAGGATTAATTGCACCAGATACAAATCTTTCTATTAGACAAGGTGCAATAATTTATTTTAAAAATATAGTTGATACACAAAATTTAGAGTGACAAGACTTTAAGTTTTTATGTGATTATTATTTAGTAGACATAGACACTCCATTAAATCAACTAAGAGAAAATCAATTACAAGCAATTTTTTATGGTAGCGATGAGCCCATTGAAAGATCTATAAGCTCTTCAAGTGGGAATGTTTTAAATAGATTTAATTATGTAGAAGGTGTAGCAACTTTAATTGAAAGAAAATATTTAAGTACCAAGTCTGAGGAAAATAGAAAATTCTATGGAAAATTTATGTCATCCAAAGTTTGCAAAACTTGTGATGGTAAAAGACTAAATGAAATTGCTTTAAGTGTAAAATTAAATGGTTTAAGCATAGCAGACTTTGTTGATATGACAATTGAAGATGAGTTAAATTTTTTACTACACTTGGAGTTAACTGAACATCAACAAAAAATTGCTAGCTTAGTTTTAAATCAATTACTATCAAGAATAAGTTTTTTAAACGAAGTTGGTTTAAACTACTTGACACTTTCTAGAAGTGCTACAACTTTATCAGGAGGAGAATCTCAAAGAATTAGACTAGCAAAGCAATTAGGTTCAAAGTTATCTGGAGTGCTTTATGTTTTAGATGAACCTTCAATTGGACTTCACCAAAGAGATAATGACAAACTAATCACAACATTAAAAAAACTAAGAGACTTAGGTAATACATTAATTGTTGTTGAACATGATGAAGATACAATGAAAGAGTCAGATTGAATTGTTGACATCGGACCGGGGGCAGGAGTAAACGGTGGAGAAGTAGTTGCAGAAGGAACTTATGATGATATTTGTAATAATGAAAACTCATTAACGGGAAAATACTTGTCTAAAAAACTTTCTATACCAGTTCCAAAAAATAGAAGAGGAGGTAATGGAAAAAAACTAGAAATACTAGGTGCATCAGAAAATAATTTAAAAAACATCGATGTAACTATTCCATTGGGAAAATTTGTTACTATAACTGGAGTTAGTGGTAGTGGAAAATCAACCTTACTAGAAGAAGTAATTTATAAAGGTTTAAAAAAAGAAATAGCAAAAGAATTTATTAGACCAGGTAAGTATAAAAAAATAAAAGGTGCAGAGAATATAGATAAAATAATTTACATTTCACAAGATCCAATTGGAAAAACTCCAAGATCTAACCCAGCAACATATACATCAGTTTTTGATGACATAAGAGATTTGTTTGCAGCAACTCCAGAAGCAAAAATGAGAGGGTACAAAAAAGGAAGATTTAGTTTTAATGTACCTGGTGGACGATGTGATGCATGTTGAGGAGATGGTGTTGTAAGAGTTGACATGCAATTTTTAGGATTTGTAGAAGTTATGTGTGAAGTTTGCGAAGGTAAAAGATATAACGATGAGACTTTACAAGTTAAATTTAAATCTAAAAATATTTGAGATGTACTTAATATGACAGTTCAAGAAGCAGCGGACTTTTTTGAAAATATTCCTAAGATAAAAGATAAACTTGATACTATTTTAGCTGTTGGACTTGGCTATATTAAATTAGGTCAAAATGCAACCACTCTTTCTGGTGGTGAAGCACAACGTGTTAAGTTATCAACTTTTTTACTTAAAAAATCTACTGGAAAAACTTTATTCTTACTTGATGAACCAACAACCGGTTTACATATTGATGATGTAAAAAGATTAATTCAAGTTTTAAATATTTTAGTTGATCAGGGTAATACAATCTTAACAATCGAACACAATCTTGACTTTATAAAAGTTTCAGATTATGTAATTGATTTGGGTCCAGAAGGAGGAAGTGGTGGTGGAAGAATACTTGCCACTGGAACTCCAGAGCAAGTTGCAACAAGCAAAGAGAGTTATACAGCAAAATACTTGAGAGAATATTTGAATGATTAG
- a CDS encoding Mur ligase family protein, whose translation MISVSQEIIPSSILFRKQYNLKKLLEDLNNPQDNFKVINVVGTNGKGSTSTFIYKNLFQKYRNVGLFTSPAFLYHNERIQVNNEFIPDDFLKKSIGNNFDLFKKYELTFFEIWTFIAIEYFNFKKIEIAVIEAGIGGVKDATSVFNNQICVCVTSIGLDHIEVLGNKIENIIENKIKIAKHNSKIYTTKKNYNYLEHFKKYTSNEIIFCEDFDDKTYQKYNKGIAKKVLESLGITYDINTEPPLGRQTILNKDPLFIIDGCHNLDGAQELVKSIKNIEEFTILFGSSVGRENNDMVKFLDSRFKNFYVTKFDHMKAWDLNLVNAKNKVYDWKEFLKNSDCNILVCGSLYFIPLVYDWYKEEKNDLIY comes from the coding sequence ATGATTAGTGTTAGTCAAGAAATAATACCATCAAGTATTTTATTTAGAAAGCAGTATAACTTAAAAAAATTGTTGGAAGACCTAAATAACCCGCAAGATAATTTTAAAGTTATCAATGTTGTTGGTACAAATGGTAAAGGATCTACATCAACATTTATTTACAAAAATTTATTTCAAAAATATAGAAATGTAGGTCTATTTACATCACCGGCTTTTCTTTATCACAACGAAAGAATACAAGTAAACAATGAATTTATACCAGATGATTTTTTGAAGAAAAGCATTGGTAATAATTTTGATCTTTTTAAAAAATATGAATTAACTTTTTTTGAAATTTGAACTTTTATTGCAATTGAATATTTTAATTTTAAAAAAATTGAAATAGCAGTTATTGAAGCTGGTATTGGTGGTGTAAAAGATGCTACATCAGTATTTAATAATCAAATTTGTGTTTGTGTAACGTCTATTGGATTAGACCATATAGAAGTTTTAGGAAACAAAATTGAAAACATAATTGAAAATAAAATAAAAATTGCTAAACATAACTCAAAAATATATACAACCAAAAAAAATTATAATTATTTGGAACATTTTAAGAAGTATACAAGTAATGAAATAATTTTTTGTGAAGACTTTGATGACAAGACATATCAAAAATATAACAAAGGAATAGCCAAAAAAGTTTTAGAAAGTTTGGGTATAACTTATGATATAAATACAGAGCCGCCTCTAGGAAGACAAACTATATTAAATAAAGATCCACTTTTCATAATAGATGGTTGTCACAATTTAGATGGTGCTCAAGAACTTGTGAAATCAATTAAAAATATAGAAGAGTTTACAATATTATTTGGCTCTAGTGTAGGTAGAGAAAATAATGATATGGTTAAATTTTTGGATAGTAGGTTTAAAAATTTTTATGTAACAAAGTTTGACCATATGAAAGCCTGAGATTTAAATTTAGTCAATGCAAAAAATAAAGTTTACGACTGAAAAGAATTTTTAAAAAATAGCGATTGTAACATTTTAGTGTGTGGAAGTTTATACTTTATACCTTTAGTATATGATTGATATAAGGAGGAAAAAAATGATTTGATATATTAG
- a CDS encoding folate family ECF transporter S component, translating to MIWYISTNVIGLVLVLGMLILAFALEGFTFKKISIKHITIMATFGAVSVALTNFVGYSIPIFGNVRLAFGDWIIFLLGMCFGPLCGVISGISIDSIGNVIPNSFGYHAGYMLNKAVLGFFGALVFLIKSEKRLFLKVALLYSIPYVLQSLVLNQIWMYSWKGDLVWLDMIAKLIKLPIALPIYISVTYFSFRVVKKLLDRWQNEYIWCFRNQQNQELALIN from the coding sequence ATGATTTGATATATTAGTACAAATGTTATTGGTTTGGTATTGGTACTTGGCATGCTAATTTTAGCCTTTGCCCTAGAAGGGTTTACATTTAAAAAAATTTCAATTAAACACATAACAATCATGGCAACTTTTGGAGCTGTGAGTGTAGCACTTACAAATTTTGTTGGTTATAGTATACCTATATTTGGTAATGTTAGGTTAGCTTTTGGTGATTGAATTATATTTTTATTGGGAATGTGTTTTGGTCCTTTATGCGGAGTAATATCTGGTATTTCAATTGATTCAATTGGTAATGTAATACCAAACTCTTTTGGATATCATGCGGGTTATATGTTAAATAAAGCAGTTCTAGGTTTTTTTGGAGCCTTAGTATTTTTGATAAAATCAGAAAAAAGATTATTTTTGAAAGTAGCTCTTCTATATTCTATTCCTTATGTTTTACAAAGCTTGGTATTAAATCAAATTTGAATGTATTCATGAAAAGGAGATTTAGTTTGATTGGATATGATAGCTAAGTTAATTAAGCTTCCAATAGCTCTACCGATTTACATAAGTGTAACATATTTTTCATTTAGAGTTGTGAAAAAACTTCTTGATAGATGACAAAATGAATATATTTGGTGTTTCAGAAATCAGCAAAATCAAGAACTTGCGTTAATAAATTAA
- the hprK gene encoding HPr(Ser) kinase/phosphatase has protein sequence MKKLTLKKIAEKLDLEVLSGEQNIDNIIKVYGINRAGLELTGYFEQGEKSHRLILMSTKEFNYIKNFGENDRRGRYVLLMKKNIPGIVITKKFEDELLIKIAEEMNVPILRTKSDSTSDFTKDILDLMDDYFAPSEEMHASFINIFGKGTLLIGESGIGKSELAMDLIKSNHLFVGDDRIVVTKKAGNLYGRSHPILKNLVEVRGIGIIDVAKTNGYKVIMDESPVDLVVELSIFKKDGVDDSDRLGHVYNTYSILGTDVPYLKIPVSSGRNIQNIIETAVSKLKITLSGLYEDDATLLTERVKEFSDDD, from the coding sequence ATGAAAAAACTAACTTTAAAAAAAATTGCTGAAAAGTTGGATTTAGAAGTTTTATCAGGAGAACAAAATATAGATAATATTATAAAAGTTTATGGAATAAATAGAGCAGGTTTAGAATTAACAGGATATTTTGAACAAGGGGAAAAATCACATAGATTAATCTTAATGTCAACAAAAGAATTTAATTATATTAAAAATTTTGGTGAAAATGACAGAAGGGGTAGATATGTGCTATTAATGAAAAAAAATATTCCTGGAATAGTTATAACAAAAAAATTTGAAGATGAGTTACTAATAAAAATAGCAGAAGAGATGAATGTACCCATTTTAAGAACTAAATCAGATTCGACAAGCGATTTTACAAAAGATATTTTGGATCTAATGGATGATTACTTTGCACCTTCAGAAGAGATGCATGCATCTTTTATAAATATTTTTGGTAAAGGTACATTATTAATTGGGGAATCAGGTATTGGTAAATCAGAATTGGCAATGGATTTGATAAAATCAAACCACTTATTTGTAGGAGATGACAGAATCGTTGTTACCAAAAAAGCAGGTAATTTATATGGTAGAAGCCACCCAATCTTAAAAAATCTAGTAGAGGTTAGAGGTATTGGAATAATTGATGTTGCTAAAACCAATGGTTATAAAGTCATAATGGACGAATCACCCGTGGACCTTGTGGTAGAGCTATCAATTTTCAAAAAAGATGGTGTTGATGATTCAGATAGATTAGGTCATGTTTATAATACATATTCAATATTAGGAACAGATGTACCATACTTAAAAATACCAGTATCATCTGGTAGAAATATTCAAAACATAATAGAAACCGCAGTATCAAAATTAAAAATTACACTAAGTGGATTGTATGAAGATGATGCGACTTTATTAACAGAAAGAGTTAAGGAGTTTAGTGATGATGATTAA
- a CDS encoding prolipoprotein diacylglyceryl transferase, with protein MINSLASDNPFWDAWKNGNGDGDKFSFLYSVFLTIGVMVTVMACAINLWTRKMPMKDFMNAIYIVVGAGVIGGSIFGKLGTGIPIYKIVFFWEAGMSFFGAFLCGFVGGFVFLYLKRDKTKISIWTYADCIVPHVLLGQAIGRWGNLFNHEILGRPIDIKNFQWLPSWVWQRLFYYADPSTSELSKELIYREPLFLYEMIGTFLSWFIIVFFIKNLGIIFSKKPWKVDPLAFPVKKGIKKEELVYRDTYEDIKYKIELNSEGELYRLSKRQAWMKAYFLYQANISDVNRAQKIIDNHVNIYLKSVEKINNYKYKLNEQIKKEKENFKNKKIEQEKLKANIILLKNTYKENIKDLIPNSSRFKNFITRDSSELYAINNPDKYFVINSGVLASSYIIIYSMIRLILDSFRNRYELAFKWNPVMNYLSIGGIFVLGIIVLIIAQFIAPKKWREEGWLYEKSY; from the coding sequence ATGATTAATTCTTTAGCTTCAGATAATCCGTTTTGAGATGCTTGAAAAAATGGAAATGGAGATGGTGATAAGTTTTCATTTTTATATAGTGTTTTTTTAACAATAGGAGTTATGGTTACTGTTATGGCTTGTGCCATAAACCTATGAACTAGAAAAATGCCAATGAAAGATTTTATGAACGCAATTTATATCGTTGTGGGTGCTGGTGTAATTGGTGGATCTATATTTGGTAAACTGGGTACTGGTATACCAATATATAAAATAGTTTTCTTTTGAGAAGCTGGTATGAGTTTTTTTGGAGCATTTTTATGTGGATTTGTAGGTGGTTTTGTTTTTCTTTATTTAAAAAGAGATAAAACTAAAATATCTATATGAACTTATGCTGACTGTATAGTGCCACACGTTTTATTAGGTCAAGCAATTGGTAGATGGGGTAATTTATTTAACCATGAAATTTTAGGTAGACCAATTGATATAAAAAACTTTCAATGATTACCATCGTGAGTATGACAAAGATTATTTTACTATGCAGACCCTTCAACATCTGAATTATCAAAAGAACTAATATATAGAGAACCATTATTTTTGTATGAAATGATTGGAACTTTTCTAAGCTGATTTATTATAGTATTTTTTATTAAAAATTTAGGAATAATTTTTAGTAAAAAACCTTGAAAAGTTGATCCATTAGCATTTCCTGTTAAAAAAGGAATTAAAAAAGAAGAACTAGTTTATAGAGACACTTATGAGGATATAAAATATAAAATTGAGCTCAACAGCGAAGGAGAATTATATAGGTTGTCTAAACGTCAAGCTTGGATGAAGGCTTATTTTTTATACCAAGCAAACATAAGTGATGTCAATAGAGCTCAAAAGATTATTGATAATCATGTCAATATATATTTAAAAAGTGTAGAAAAAATTAATAATTATAAATACAAATTAAATGAACAAATAAAAAAAGAAAAAGAGAATTTTAAAAATAAAAAAATAGAACAAGAAAAGTTGAAAGCAAACATAATTTTACTTAAAAATACTTATAAGGAAAACATTAAAGATTTGATACCAAATTCATCAAGATTTAAAAATTTTATAACAAGAGACTCAAGTGAGTTATATGCAATTAATAATCCTGATAAATATTTTGTTATAAATAGTGGTGTTCTTGCAAGTTCTTATATTATAATTTATTCAATGATAAGGTTAATATTGGACTCATTTAGAAATAGATATGAACTTGCTTTTAAATGAAACCCAGTTATGAACTACTTATCAATTGGTGGAATCTTTGTATTAGGAATTATAGTTTTAATTATTGCACAATTTATAGCACCAAAAAAATGGCGAGAAGAGGGTTGATTATATGAAAAGTCTTACTAA
- the trxB gene encoding thioredoxin-disulfide reductase gives MKSLTNADYDLIIAGAGPAGLTAAIYACRAGLNVIVLEKDVPGGKIVKTGDIENYPGYTNIQGVDLALKFVEQATELGAKIEYSGLKSFKKDKFFYVELTNGNIITGGALIISTGSKENTLGVPGEEEFYGKGVSYCAVCDGANFKGQKMAVVGGGYAAVEEAIYLTRFAEKVFLIHRRQGFRVDSKLLDKLNKNDKIELVLDSVVKTINGDNNVQSVTIQNVNDKSVSTIQVGAVFPFIGQYPITEFIQNKEILNETNHIKSDINMSTKIEGLFTAGDVRDTPLRQIATAVSDGAIAGQNAVKYIENLN, from the coding sequence ATGAAAAGTCTTACTAATGCTGATTATGATTTAATTATTGCTGGAGCAGGTCCGGCAGGATTAACAGCTGCAATTTACGCTTGCAGAGCTGGACTAAATGTTATTGTTTTAGAAAAAGATGTACCTGGGGGTAAAATTGTTAAAACTGGAGATATTGAAAATTATCCAGGTTATACAAATATACAAGGAGTTGATCTTGCATTAAAATTTGTAGAGCAAGCAACTGAACTGGGAGCAAAAATCGAATATTCTGGATTAAAAAGTTTTAAAAAAGATAAATTCTTTTATGTAGAATTAACAAATGGAAACATTATTACTGGTGGAGCACTAATAATTTCCACAGGTTCAAAAGAAAATACTTTAGGTGTGCCTGGTGAAGAAGAGTTTTATGGTAAAGGTGTATCGTATTGTGCAGTCTGTGATGGAGCAAATTTTAAAGGTCAAAAAATGGCTGTTGTCGGTGGTGGATATGCTGCCGTTGAAGAGGCTATTTACTTAACAAGATTTGCAGAAAAAGTATTTTTAATTCACAGAAGACAAGGGTTTAGAGTAGACTCAAAATTATTAGATAAACTTAATAAAAATGACAAAATTGAACTTGTGCTTGATAGTGTTGTGAAAACTATTAATGGTGACAACAATGTACAAAGTGTAACAATACAAAATGTTAACGATAAATCTGTTTCAACTATTCAAGTTGGTGCAGTATTTCCATTTATTGGTCAATACCCAATAACCGAATTTATTCAAAACAAAGAAATTTTAAACGAAACCAATCACATTAAATCAGACATAAATATGTCAACAAAAATTGAAGGGCTATTTACAGCGGGTGATGTTAGAGATACACCACTTAGACAAATAGCTACAGCTGTTTCGGATGGTGCAATCGCTGGTCAAAATGCAGTTAAATACATTGAAAACCTTAATTAG